GAAGTTTCacaaatattgcaccattttcATAGGAAATTTTGCAAATATTGCATCTTTTAAGGAAGTTTTCACAAATATTTTCTATATTTAGAAATTGAGTAAAATTTATTACACTAATTCGTAAATGGATCTGGttcacactaaatttattgtggaccatgcCTAAAAACAGTTAAGAACTTGATTCTATTTTATTTTGACGTATTTATTCAActtattataaaaaataaaaaataaaaaaagcaaaaggtcttgcgtgtataaggtgtataataaatctattgtacaccaagataacttttatgcatttttttgtaactttaacctagttttttataacttttatattattaaaaaaaagttgttagataaacattttaaagaattaaatgattaattttatacattattagtaacgttgaagatttttttttttattaaaatgaaaaaaattatcactaaaaaatagataacttttacctatataaaGGTAAATTTCAAGCATTttaagtcaacttttactccggtgtacaatatttattgtacaacacttgtaaataagaatttgtgaaaaaaAGTATCAAATTAGTGTTGTTAGTACATGTTGTGATTggataatgtgattttaagtcacgaTTTTATTTTTAAACATAGAGTTACTTTGAGCCAAAAAAACGCAAGAATATCTAATTTATTGAGCTAGTCATCCACCGTACATTATACTACTTCGTATTAGAGCATGTACATTGGGGCTCTTGGAGTGGCTCTCCAAGTAGCTCTCCAACAAGAACTATCTCTTGGCCAACATTGAGGCTCTTGAGTGGTTCTTGAGGGGCTCTTGAGTAGCTTTTCGTGGAGAGCTACTTCAAGGTAGCTCTTGTCCAAGAGTCCTTCAAgagttgattcttgttgaaaagTGGGGAGTAACTTTGAAAATTGGATAGTAACTTTGGTTACAAACAAAATTAATTGTGAACCACCAAATGGTCAAAATAATAATGGAGAGCTCATTTGAGGAACCAACCAATGTTCGGTGTTTTTAAGAATGAATTCTTGAGTGTGTCTTGCAGAGAGATAGTGGTAGAGAGAGAGGATAGTCCTCCAAGAGCTCTTTTGAAGAGCCAACCAATGTACATGCTcttatagtaaaaaaaaaaaaaaaatacaaaaaaaaaaaaaaaaaaaaaaatacaaaaaaaaaaaaaaaagttgatgtcAAGATAATTTTTTCTCTCCTGAAACTCCAAAGCTGTGTTCTGCATCTCCTTCCCCCTCTTCTCAAAACCCTAACAACAAAAGCCGCGTCTTGTTATTCTTGTAGTTGTAATCGGTGTCGCTTCTGCCAACTACCTCTCCTCTGCTGCTATTCTCGGTAATTATCTACAAGAATTTTAATCGATTTTTCTGTTGATTTTATTGTACTTTATTGATTCAAAGATGTAAATTTCTAAATTACTAATTGTTTTCTGTTGGGTTTTTTGCTAGCTTTGGTTTGGTGTTGTGAAATGCATATTATACTTTTTTGATATGTTTCGATTTTTCTTATATGGTGGATTTCAAATTGTTAAATAAATGCTGTTGCgtttgttttggtgtttttcATGAGAAATTCTAATTGAAATTCGTATAATCCTCTTTAATATGATTCAATTTTTCTTACAATCACCGTTCATATATCCTTGGGCCCAGGGCGGGCGCCCCTCCTGCCCTGCCTCAGGGACGGGCATGGTAATATGAAGTCATTGTTGCTGTAGTCATTCTGAAAGATAGTATAAGTGATGAAAAAGCTGATTCGAAGGGCTGACTCTGTGTGGGACTTGTGAGGATGCATGGTTCCAATTTGAGGGGCTGATTCAAAGGAGTGCACATATTCTAAAATCAGCTAACCGGTTTTACTGGGTTAGTTCATGGATGGTAATAAATGGCGGTAGTGGAAATGGATTGAAATGTGCGCACTGGAATTCAATTTCTGATTATGAGCTAAGCTTAATTCTCTATCATGCCAGGGAGTTTAATGTGTGGATATTTGAATTTGGTAGTGATTCTTAATTGGGTGGAGCTTTAGTTGTTGAACTTGCTCCATTTATTCAGGGGTTTTTAGAATGTAATGGAGAAAATGCTAAAAGAGGTGACTTTGAAGAGATCGGGAGGAAGACAGAGATTGGGGTGGGTTGCACTGGAGTAGGAGATGAGAATAGAGTGGAGAGAAATGCCTAGTCGGTAGCGCCGCATGACCCAAGTGTACTGTATGCATGAAAATGACATGGCTGCAGTCCTAAAATTTATGGATGTATGTTTAAGTAACTATGCACTGGATCATACAAAGTATGTTATAATAACTTTTAGATAGTACATGATATAGTGGTTAAACTGGATTTTAGAACCCAGAGGATGCTACTGTCATAATAGTGCTCAGAAGAGGCTAGGTGGTATAAGAGTGCTGGCTAGTTGGTtggttgggttttttttttttttggtggtggGAGTCGGAAGAGGGAGCTTTGGAATACAGCTGGCTGCCAAAAGTTGGAAAAGGTCAAATTAGGCTCAGTTCAAAGTTTAGCTTGGCTAAACCCCTTTATAATTAAGGGAAACTTGAGCGTGAAAATTCAGCTTGTTTATCAAATGAGCGAAGGTTATTGATGTTTTACTGCAAAGCTTGTTAGTCTCAGTTAAcaatttaatttcaattatCCTTTAACGTTTTGATataatgaagaaaaaaaatgaataatgaTTCGTTGATAGCTGAGAGAAGACGAGAAGCTATACCAACGTGTGAATGTATGATTGAAAAGGTTGAAGCTGTTTTACTGTGCTATGGAAATTGCACATTGCCTAGCTTTTGATCTGTTTAAAGCTTGCATTTGTCCATATTTTTTCATTCTTACACTTTTCTTTGTTCGTTTCTTATTTAAGCTTTTGGCTTTATATTAGATAAAAGGTTAACACAACTTTACATCAGAACAAGTGTTATATTGAACTGGAAATTGTAGCTGGTTCAATCCATTGGAGAACCTCTGAAGTAATTTCTTCAGTTTTTCCTGTATTGATATTTTTACAAGGAAAGAATCAGAATGACATTTGAAGCTTTAGCAGCATGTAACTGTAAATGGTTTCCTTTGGAATTTAGCATGCTTCAGTAATATTTTTAGAAAGTTGGAAATTCAAGTATTTTTGGTCTTTGAAGAATCTGGATTTTTTTTCAAGTGGCGGTCCATTTTGTTTTCTGGAAGAATATTTCTCTCTTTTACCTACTATCATGGTCGTCATTGTAGGTTGAAAGAGATGAGTGCATTTAAGGCTTTCAAGGCACAGGTTCCTGTTGCATGGAGCCCCAACTTGTATATAACTTTAGTGAGGGGAATGCCGGGAACCAGAAAACTTCACAGACGAACCTTGGAGGCATTACGTCTTGGCAAGTGCAACAGGACTGTGATGAGATGGAACACTCCAACTGTTAGGGGAATGATACAGCAGGTTTGACATTGACATGTCTACTAATAATTGGCTGTTGAGTTCTATTTTTGTTTATATAGCACCTAATTTTTTATTCTTATTCAGGTTAAAAGATTGGTGGTTGTTGAGACTGAAGAGATGTACAAGGCCCGAAAGGAAAACCAGGAGAAGCATCGAGCTTTACGTCCTCCACTGGTTGTCAGCCATCTACCTACTCCTGCTAGTGAATCTTCTTAGATCCCATTCCGAAATTTTGAGGTTAGCTGTTAGCTATTACTTCTCGTTTTCGTTTACAAGTCTTGTTATTTGATGTTGTTGCGATTAATTTGTATCTATGAAATTTATCATAGTTGATCCACATAGGTTTACTTGTGACAGAGTTTTGACCTTTATCATAGTTTTATTATCTTAATTTTGAAATCAACATGTTGGTGGAGGTTAAAAGGAACTGACAATATGCTCAAGGAAATATTGTTTTCCACTTTTCCTTGTTTTAAACTTG
This Spinacia oleracea cultivar Varoflay chromosome 6, BTI_SOV_V1, whole genome shotgun sequence DNA region includes the following protein-coding sequences:
- the LOC110794866 gene encoding uncharacterized protein — its product is MSAFKAFKAQVPVAWSPNLYITLVRGMPGTRKLHRRTLEALRLGKCNRTVMRWNTPTVRGMIQQVKRLVVVETEEMYKARKENQEKHRALRPPLVVSHLPTPASESS